A section of the Streptomyces sp. V3I8 genome encodes:
- a CDS encoding PmoA family protein produces the protein MTAREGLRVVHAHGDRVTVTEPTTGVELFSYVYGPEAAWEAPKPYLHPIRTLAGDVVTDYRPNDHRWHKGLQMTASHLSGANLWGGNTYVHGEGYLELPERVGSMRHVAFDRVGTDGAEPGGAVIAERLTWHPYDGSLWAQEERRVEVRDVDPASGSWALTWTTSVTNRRDEPLRFGSPTTAGRELAGYTGLFWRGPRGFRGGRIIGPDAEGPGLMGRQAPWLAYRAEHDGADGHATLVFAHAPENDHTGGNGAHPAHWFVRDEPFAAVAPSLAFFDELELAPGDTLTRRYRVVVADGAWERAQIAEYLAEHPW, from the coding sequence ATGACCGCACGAGAGGGCCTGCGCGTCGTCCACGCCCACGGCGACCGCGTCACGGTCACCGAACCCACCACCGGCGTGGAGCTGTTCAGCTACGTGTACGGCCCGGAGGCGGCCTGGGAGGCCCCGAAACCGTATCTGCACCCGATCAGGACCCTCGCCGGCGACGTCGTCACGGACTACCGGCCCAACGACCACCGCTGGCACAAGGGTCTGCAGATGACCGCCTCGCACCTGTCGGGGGCGAACCTGTGGGGCGGCAACACGTATGTGCACGGCGAGGGGTATCTCGAACTGCCCGAGCGGGTCGGGTCGATGCGGCACGTCGCCTTCGACCGGGTCGGGACGGACGGCGCCGAACCGGGTGGCGCGGTCATCGCGGAGCGGCTCACCTGGCACCCGTACGACGGCTCGCTCTGGGCGCAGGAGGAGCGCCGCGTCGAGGTGCGCGACGTGGATCCCGCGTCCGGCTCGTGGGCGCTGACCTGGACGACCTCCGTCACCAACCGCCGGGACGAACCCCTGCGGTTCGGCAGTCCCACGACGGCCGGGCGCGAACTGGCCGGGTACACCGGCCTGTTCTGGCGCGGCCCCCGGGGCTTCCGGGGCGGGCGGATCATCGGCCCGGACGCGGAGGGCCCCGGACTCATGGGGCGGCAGGCGCCCTGGCTCGCGTACCGCGCCGAGCACGACGGCGCCGACGGGCACGCGACGCTCGTCTTCGCGCACGCCCCCGAGAACGACCACACGGGCGGGAACGGGGCCCACCCCGCCCACTGGTTCGTCCGCGACGAGCCCTTCGCGGCCGTCGCGCCCTCCCTCGCCTTCTTCGACGAACTGGAACTGGCGCCCGGCGACACGCTCACCCGCCGCTACCGCGTGGTCGTCGCCGACGGTGCCTGGGAGCGCGCGCAGATCGCCGAGTACCTGGCGGAGCACCCGTGGTGA
- a CDS encoding cupin — MVSADGDRAGTPQGFGGLPGGVAVSHLRVYDWPADDGVCGGTPHLHLTCSEAYVVTGGRGAVQTLTTSGYEVTPLTPGTVARFTPGTVHRLVDEGGLRITVLMQNGGLPEAGDAVLTLPPAYLSDPRTYAAATVIPADAPEEERERIARVRRDLALTGYRALREADGPEPLAAFHRAAAALVRPRLAEWRERWRRGAAAASAATGEQLDRLERGDVSHLAEAAVRAEQPSEYGKYGMCGRLDVYRAQ, encoded by the coding sequence GTGGTGAGCGCCGACGGCGACCGCGCCGGGACGCCGCAGGGCTTCGGCGGTCTGCCCGGCGGGGTCGCCGTCTCGCACCTGCGCGTCTACGACTGGCCCGCCGACGACGGCGTGTGCGGCGGAACACCCCATCTGCACCTGACCTGTTCGGAGGCGTACGTCGTCACCGGCGGCCGGGGCGCGGTGCAGACGCTGACCACCTCCGGGTACGAGGTCACGCCGCTCACGCCCGGCACGGTCGCCCGGTTCACGCCCGGCACCGTCCACCGGCTGGTCGACGAGGGCGGCCTGCGCATCACCGTCCTCATGCAGAACGGCGGGCTGCCGGAAGCGGGGGACGCGGTGCTCACGCTGCCCCCCGCGTACCTGAGCGACCCGCGGACCTACGCCGCCGCGACCGTGATCCCGGCGGACGCGCCCGAGGAGGAGAGGGAGCGGATCGCCCGCGTCCGGCGCGACCTCGCCCTGACGGGGTACCGGGCGCTGCGCGAGGCGGACGGGCCCGAACCCCTCGCCGCGTTCCACCGGGCCGCCGCGGCCCTCGTGCGGCCCCGGCTCGCCGAGTGGCGGGAGCGGTGGCGGCGGGGTGCCGCGGCGGCCTCCGCGGCGACGGGGGAACAGCTCGACCGGCTGGAGCGCGGGGACGTGTCCCACCTCGCGGAGGCCGCCGTACGGGCCGAACAGCCCTCGGAGTACGGGAAGTACGGCATGTGCGGGCGGCTCGACGTGTACCGGGCGCAGTAG
- a CDS encoding helix-turn-helix domain-containing protein — MGAMKDARPCSIAGTLALVGEKYSLLVLREVTLGATRFDQLVRNTGAPRDVLAARLKRLVEADLLEKVAYSEKPPRYEYRATGAGLELEPVLLTLMAWGDRHLDDGGRPMVLEHMEGRGQAGGRPGGHELVPVVICAECGEKVRHDDLTAHPQTPGWTATGPAGV; from the coding sequence CTGGGCGCCATGAAGGACGCCCGCCCCTGTTCGATCGCCGGCACCCTCGCCCTCGTCGGCGAAAAGTACTCCCTGCTCGTGCTGCGCGAGGTGACCCTGGGGGCCACGCGGTTCGACCAACTGGTCCGCAACACCGGCGCCCCGCGGGACGTCCTGGCGGCCCGGCTGAAGCGGCTCGTCGAGGCGGATCTGCTGGAGAAGGTCGCGTACAGCGAGAAGCCGCCGCGTTACGAGTACCGGGCCACCGGGGCCGGTCTGGAGCTGGAGCCGGTGCTGCTGACGCTCATGGCGTGGGGCGACCGGCACCTCGACGACGGCGGCCGTCCGATGGTGCTCGAACACATGGAGGGCCGCGGACAGGCCGGCGGCCGTCCCGGCGGCCATGAACTGGTCCCGGTCGTCATCTGCGCGGAGTGCGGCGAGAAGGTCCGCCACGACGACCTGACGGCCCATCCGCAGACGCCGGGCTGGACGGCCACGGGGCCCGCGGGGGTGTGA
- a CDS encoding thiolase family protein, translating to MRDAVIVEAVRTPIGKGRPNGALAHVHPVELLAHTLRTLVERSGVDPALIDDVIGGTVDQVGEQAMNTTRYAVLSAGFPESVPATTVDRQCGSSQQAVHFAAQGVISGAYDLVVACGVESMSRVPMWSNVPEGKDPFGPGVAARHPGGLVPQGISAELIAAKWSVSRERMDAFAVESHRRAAAAWEGGLFDAEAAPLDGVTRDECVRPDSSTEVLAGLRSAYYDPGFGERFPQIDWNVTAGNASPVNDGASAVLITSGETAARLGLRPLARLHSFAVTGSDPLLMLTGVVPATEKVLRRASLTLDDIDLFEVNEAFSSVVLAWQQETGADLAKVNVHGGAIAIGHPLGASGTRLTTTLVHAMRERGARYALQTMCEAGGLANAMVLEGL from the coding sequence ATGCGTGACGCAGTCATCGTCGAAGCCGTACGCACCCCGATCGGCAAAGGCAGGCCGAACGGCGCGCTCGCCCACGTCCATCCCGTGGAACTCCTCGCCCACACGCTCCGTACGCTCGTCGAGCGGTCCGGTGTCGACCCCGCGCTCATCGACGACGTGATCGGCGGCACGGTCGACCAGGTCGGCGAGCAGGCCATGAACACCACCCGGTACGCCGTCCTGTCGGCGGGCTTCCCCGAGTCGGTGCCGGCGACGACGGTGGACCGCCAGTGCGGGTCCTCCCAGCAGGCCGTGCACTTCGCTGCCCAGGGCGTCATTTCCGGGGCGTACGACCTGGTCGTGGCCTGCGGAGTGGAGTCGATGAGCCGGGTGCCGATGTGGTCGAACGTCCCGGAGGGCAAGGACCCCTTCGGGCCCGGGGTGGCCGCGCGCCACCCCGGGGGCCTGGTCCCGCAGGGCATCAGCGCCGAGCTGATCGCGGCGAAGTGGTCGGTGTCCCGGGAGCGGATGGACGCCTTCGCGGTGGAGTCGCACCGCAGGGCCGCGGCCGCGTGGGAGGGCGGACTGTTCGACGCCGAGGCCGCGCCCCTCGACGGGGTGACGCGCGACGAGTGCGTGCGGCCGGACAGCAGCACGGAGGTCCTGGCCGGGCTCAGGTCCGCCTACTACGACCCGGGCTTCGGCGAGCGCTTCCCGCAGATCGACTGGAACGTCACCGCGGGCAACGCCAGCCCGGTCAACGACGGCGCCTCGGCCGTGCTCATCACGTCCGGCGAGACCGCGGCCCGGCTGGGCCTGCGGCCGCTGGCCCGGCTGCACAGCTTCGCCGTCACCGGGTCCGACCCGCTGCTGATGCTCACCGGTGTCGTCCCGGCCACCGAGAAGGTGCTGCGCCGGGCCTCGTTGACCCTCGACGACATCGACCTCTTCGAGGTCAACGAGGCGTTCTCCAGTGTGGTGCTCGCCTGGCAGCAGGAGACGGGCGCCGACCTCGCCAAGGTCAACGTGCACGGCGGTGCGATCGCGATCGGCCATCCGCTCGGCGCGAGCGGGACGCGGCTGACGACCACCCTCGTCCACGCGATGCGGGAGCGTGGGGCCCGGTACGCGCTGCAGACGATGTGCGAGGCGGGCGGACTGGCCAACGCGATGGTGCTGGAAGGCCTGTAG
- a CDS encoding TVP38/TMEM64 family protein — translation MLDATTRSGGTATVTPPLPATELVPVEFTTVPTGLAARCTRALLSPWSRLSLLVALLLSAAGTVLLFEPQRLLSDGWPPQLNGAAAALVFAVAYGLCTVAFVPRPILNLAAGALFGSQLGLGAALAGTVLGAGIAFGLGRMLGQDALRPLVRGRWLKAADGQLSRHGFRSMMAARLFPGVPFWAANYCASVSRMSWFPFLLATGLGSIPNTAAYAVAGARASAPTSPAFLIAMGFIALPALVGAVVAWRKRHQIRAR, via the coding sequence ATGCTCGATGCCACCACCCGCTCTGGGGGCACCGCCACGGTCACTCCCCCCCTCCCCGCGACAGAACTCGTCCCCGTCGAGTTCACCACCGTGCCCACGGGCCTGGCCGCCCGCTGCACGAGAGCACTGCTCTCGCCGTGGTCCCGGCTCTCGCTGCTGGTCGCGCTCCTGCTGTCGGCCGCCGGGACGGTACTGCTGTTCGAGCCGCAGAGACTGCTGTCCGACGGCTGGCCACCGCAGTTGAACGGCGCCGCGGCGGCCCTGGTCTTCGCGGTCGCGTACGGCCTGTGCACGGTCGCGTTCGTGCCCCGGCCGATCCTCAACCTCGCGGCGGGCGCCCTCTTCGGCTCGCAGCTGGGGCTCGGGGCGGCGCTCGCAGGCACGGTCCTCGGGGCCGGAATCGCCTTCGGGCTCGGCCGGATGCTGGGGCAGGACGCGCTGCGGCCGTTGGTGCGCGGCCGCTGGCTGAAGGCCGCCGACGGGCAGCTCAGCCGGCACGGCTTCCGCTCGATGATGGCCGCGCGACTCTTCCCCGGGGTGCCGTTCTGGGCCGCGAACTACTGCGCGTCGGTGTCCCGGATGAGCTGGTTCCCCTTCCTTCTCGCCACCGGTCTCGGCTCGATCCCCAACACCGCCGCGTACGCCGTCGCGGGTGCCCGCGCCTCGGCCCCGACCTCCCCGGCCTTCCTGATCGCGATGGGCTTCATCGCACTCCCCGCCCTGGTCGGCGCGGTCGTCGCCTGGCGCAAGCGCCACCAGATCCGCGCCCGCTGA